The Dioscorea cayenensis subsp. rotundata cultivar TDr96_F1 chromosome 11, TDr96_F1_v2_PseudoChromosome.rev07_lg8_w22 25.fasta, whole genome shotgun sequence genomic interval tctcacaaATATTAATAACGATTTTGGGAGGATATATTATTACGTGAGTATAATTTGAGAATTTTTACAGTGTTAATATGTAAATAtcctataatatattttaaattttggtaaataattatattctcaCTCTTGTTTCTTTATAAATTAGATATATCGAATTCTAATGATGTGTTTTGGCATATGTTACAccttaatgtatatatatatatatacacacacacctTTGTGAAAAGTCGTAGCTTGTACCCACGCCACGTAGGCAATGTAGGGACACACATGTGAACATAGACACAATTAAATTAACTTTGAGGGACTTGTTGAAAAAAAGGGCTAAAATATTTTACCATATTTGTAATAAAgttcttgaattttttataattacataaaactacacagtgagttttttttttaattttttgcagTAAAAGACCTTGTATATTTATAATTAGTATTTAGTCCTTGATGCCATTGATGAGGGCCCTACTGGATCACGTAGGAAGGGAGTTTTGCAACAGAAGAAAAAGGAGCTTCTTTTATGGCGGTTTCTCTCCCATGAGAGATGAATTTTTGATCCGATGTTGGTGAAAACCTTGAGGGATTTGGGCaatgggaggaggaggagaaggtgCTGCAGCTGCTGAAGGTGGTAGTGCTTCAAGGGAGCTTGATCAGACTCCCACTTGGGCTGTTGCTTCTGTTTGTGCTGTTATCATCCTCATTTCCATTTTACTGGAGAAGGCCCTCCATCACATTGGAGAGGTGATGAATCTTATTTGCATgtcattctgattttttttattgatttctagTATGTTTTGATTCATGTTTGTCCTTCTTTGGGATTCCATTGTGGGAATTTTTTGTGCTTTGATGttgattttggtttttggtGAGGGTTGTTTAGGAGGGAATGTTTGAGATTATAATGAACTttgtttatcaaaatatttgagATTTAAATCTGGAAAATTGCTTCTTTGCTGTTGGATGAAGATGTGTGagactaattttgtttttttctttatattcagTTTGAGTATTAGCACAGATTTTTGGGAAATTTGGTTTATGGCTGATTTGAGTATATTGCAGTGGTTTACAAAGAGACGGAAGAAGCCACTATTTGAAGCTCTTGAAAAGGTTAAAGCCGGTGAGGAATAAAGCTCGAAAATCTTCCCAACATTTCCGGTTTATCATTTATTCTTTCTATTTCTCTGTTTTATAGTAGTTCGGTATTTAATTCTCATGTTTTCTTCCTCTTCTGTGGACAAATCATTGATTTGCCTCTCGTGTTGGATTCTCTCTTGATAAATATGGTATTATATACCGAGTGAAAGTAATGGAACCATATTGATATTATGAAGTTGTAATAATTAACTTCGAATGTCAAATTATGTTTATAAGTTAGAACACTAATGAAGTTAGATGTTACAATAATTTTCATTCTTATGATTGTGAAGACATATTTTGATCACGAGGATTGTACTAAATTGATTCCCTTCTTGTGTGTGCTTCTGATGCTCCATGCAGAGTTGATGATTCTCGGGTTCATCTCATTACTAATGACATTTGGACAGAGCTACATTACCAAAATATGTATATCACATGCTGCTGCTGATACAATGCTGCCATGCCGCTTGAAGAAGGAAACAATTGACACGGAAGGGGATGAAAGCCATGATGTGGCACACCATCATAGATTATTATCAGATACAGTGGTGGATTTAGGTGTTAAGCGTAGAGTTTTAATGCGTGGTGAAACAGGTTCTTCATGTCCCAAAGTAAGTGGGTCTCTAGTATTCAGCTTATAATCATTCTGCTCATTATTTTATCTGCGATAACATATCTATATGTTATTAATAACAATAGCATCAGTTTAATGTCTGAAGTGCTCTGAGTCCTTttgaacatattagtatatgtCATTATAGATTACTATCACACAACTAGCAAGAAATTTTCAATACTACCATTTAGATATTTATGAGTTTATTCAAATCATTTACCTTCACATTAGATTACTCCTTTGCTGCACAATGTATTCAGTTGGAGACAGTGACTTTCTATATCTTAAGCCTTCATTTTCACTCATTCTTGTTTGCAGGGGAAGGTGTCTTTAATTTCCATGAATGGGCTGCATCAGTTGCATatattcatctttttcttaGCTGTTTTTCATGTGATGTACAGTGCCATTACAATGGCCCTTGGAAGGGCTAAGGTAGGTCAGAATTTGACATTTATATTAATGGTTCCCAGTTTGGATGGATTAAAGCATATGTGTCTTTGATAAAAGCTCTTTTCATACAGATCCGTGGTTGGAAAATGTGGGAAAGAGATGCTTCATCATCTGATGGTGAATTCTCCAATGGTATATTATCCatcttaaacattatattcaaGACTAGTGCTACATTCACAGTAACAGGTAGAAAACAAGAAACTTTCCAACTTGGAGAATGAGCAGAAAGTACTTAGTTTGTGGAATTTCTATTTTCTATCTCAGATTAAAGCCACTGGGCATGCTaatgagaaaattatttatctttgCCAAATCACATGATTTGACTTCAATATTTTAAACCTTGCAGATCCTTCAAAATTCAGATTTTCTCATGAGACATCATTTGTGAAACAACATACAAGTTACTTGAATAAGGTTCCAGTCTCATTCTATGCTGTAAGTTTCCACTTCTCGTCTTGTGTTACTCTTGATACATGTGCATGTCTGAACTAGATAATGGCATATACCAATTcctatttccttcttcttttttttctttttttaccttgtatgtttgtatatagAAACTTAAATCGACACCTTTTGTAATGTAGTAACATGCAGGGATGGATTTTGTCTATCATAGTTAAAATGCCTAAGTAATTAGCAGAGGTGcttgtaaaaaattttgttcCGAAATTCAACAATGAACTACTGAACTACAAATCCTTTTTCAGGTGAGCTTCTTCCGCCAATTTTTTAGATCAGTTCGAAAGGCTGATTACCTGGCCTTGCGTCATGGATTCATCACTGTAAGTTTTCTTCCTTTGCCCATTTTATAATGCAATCTCTCACATAGTaccatttgaatttttgttttatttttatttttatttcttacaGACTCACTTAGCCCCTGGAATTAGCTTTAACTTCCAGAAGTATATTAAAAGGTCTTTGGAAGATGATTTCAAAGTAGTTGTTGGGATCAGGTATACAGTGATAGAATGCACATTGTAATTATATTTTCCTTAGTTGCTAATAGAAACTTTTACCTCACCCATGCTTCCGTTAGAACACATTGTTCAAGATTCAATTCTATTTTACAAAGAATTCAGCTTAAGCTGTATATTCTAATAGtatgaattttcttttctttgaatgCCAACATAGGTATTTAGGTAGTCTGATCTGTTTTGCAGCATGCATTTTATAATTCCAAGGTTTCAATTTGAAGTTTGTCTTAATTACttcctttttgtttcttctcaTGACTACACAGCCCTGAATTATGGACTTCTgccttgatatttttgttgcttAATATTCATGGTAAGTTAAATCTAGAAGGATTTTTTCCTAAAATTGTTTAACCTTCTTAAGCAGATAAGATATTTCATTAATGATTTTCCTCCCACCAGGTTGGCAGACATTATTCTGGATATCTATCATACCGCTATTTGTACGGATATTTTGGTATTCAATCTTTAAAGTTTTCCTATTATTGTCGCAATCAATATTACTAGCATTTTAAGTTGCTCTGCAGACAATATTGGCAGTTGGAACCAAGCTTCAGGCTATCATCTCTAGGATGGCCATTGAGATCAAAGAACGGCATGCGGTAATTCAAGGAATTCCTTTGGTGCAACTCAGTGATCACCATTTCTGGTTTGGCCGTCCACATTTAGTCCTGTTTCTCATTCATTTATCACTTTTTCAGGTATGACTCTTTCTTTAGTTAACGAAGTTAAGATAGAAACGGCATTAGATTATTGATTTGGCATGCCATTAACTTCAATACCATTCATTTCTCCAACAATGGGTGCATGCTTAGTATTCCCAGTTTTGCATTTTTGCTTTATTGTCAGGCTTTTCTCACTGAATTATTACTAGAATTAGACAATATATGGTGATGATATTGAAGCCACTCCGATGATATGACTGTATGAATATGTTATGGTCCTTGTAGAAGCGTGTAGAGacttacaaattatatataagaTGTACACATGGATAttgtctaaaaatttatattcaaaatactCCTCTACTCTCATCAAGACTAAGTTTTAAACCGGTATTGGAACCTGAAGTTCTTGTATTATTTATCTGATGTTGCTCCCACTTATGCTATCTTTGCCCTCAATTCATTTCAATCTGTCACattggttgaaaattttttcattctttaattATTGAGATCCTATCTAACATGTTTGATGCATCTTATATGCAGAACACTttccaaataatatattttctttggaTATGGGTAACTTgctatttatgttttaaaattttccattttgCTACATTACAGTAAGTCAcagcttttctttgttttggctAATCTGAAGTCTTAATTGTATGTTGGCAGTATGAATTTGGATTGAACTCTTGCTTCCATAACAATTTTAAGCTCCTTGTTGCAAGAGTTATTACAGGGTAAGTTTTTCTGAATATTCTGTTCTTGCTGTGACGCAATTGAAGAGTACAAAAATCAATGTTTCCGCTTTTCACCTGCCTCTCTTTTGAGCTTGagaattttcaaatattcatTTGTTAAACATAGCATGAGTTGAATTTAGAAACAAGAGTTAGCAAAGCCTTGTTGATTCTTTCTATATTCTAAATTCTAAACATTCAAAAACTTCAAGACAGTAATAAAAGAGAACATGAATTATTGGATACCAtcgatgaaaaaaattgaatttactATAAGTacagaatttatttatttacttatttactacttttgttgtgattttcagAGTGGCAGTTCAGTGTTTGTGTAGCTACATCACACTTCCACTTTATGCTCTTGTATCTCAGGTATCTCTTTACATTTACACACCAAAATGCCATTCAAACAATGCAAAGCACATTAAACTCTTGTTGTTGAACTTATTCAGATGGGATCACATATGAAAAAATCCATATTTGATGAGCAAACATCAAAGGCTCTAATGAAATGGCGTCAAGCAGTGAAGAAGAAACAAGGGAAGGGACCGAATAAATCCCCATCAGGTTCCCCTACTACTAGTCCAAGAGAAGGAAGCCCGAAGGCCACACAAATGAACCAACTTCATTGATTCAAGTCTATTGGAAATGCCGGTGTTAATCCAATGCCTTCCCGGAGGAAATGCCATCCAGAGCAAGACTCATTATCAGATACTGAAACTGATGCTCCAtctgcagcagcagcagccaCTGCTGTCGCCGTTGCTAATCTCAGTAACACCGATCTATTAACTGGATCGGATGAATACCATTTACCGTTGGAGAAATAGTTTCACTTTGCAGGAAAAGGAATATTGTCAAAATGCATGATGTATCATATCATGTTGCATAATGCAGCACATTGTGAGCTTTATGTTGTTTGTCtgtgttttcattgtttttgacAGCAGAATGAAGGTTATGTTGTGttcattgcatttttttttgttatatacatTATACTTCACAATTTGAGTGATATGGAGCTGTTTTTATTTGAGTATTTGGATTTAAATTTACACATTTGAGCCTGTTTATATTACCTTTAACTATCagataaatagttaaaaacaaaatctagttttctttgttttcatagtCCCTTAACAATGGGTAATTTCTATTATACCCCAGTAAAAAGACTAAATCACCTCCCTCTCTACtatctttatttctttgaaattaTGAGATTTTGTGGGGGTGCATatgtaaaaaagaaaaccagAAATTTGAtctctattttattaattttttttattaaattaaataaaaatacaaagaagagatggaaactcAAAAGctaatcattttaatttaattaatttttatttttaatttatccttGAAGGGGTTTTTCATGATATAAAAAATCACAGGGgtttataagaaaatatcacAGAAATCGCCAAAGCTGGGTTTAAGGACGCTTCTTATCGAAGGGGAGAGATCCACAGAACAATGGCGTCGATGAGCCTTCGCTTCGCCTTCGTTCTCTTCTGGATCTCCATCCTCGCGTCCACGGTGCTTTCCGATCTCGTGATCTCCAAGATCGATCGGCGGGTGAGTTCTCCTCTCCAATTCTTCGCTCTGATGTGCAAATGATGGATGGGTTTCGATCTGATTGGGATTGGGCTGACTTCACTgctagggtttaggggtttccATCAAATGCTTCCATTAACCTAAAATATGTCTCCTTTTGCAGATTGATTTGACTTCGCAGATTGTTCGCGTTGTTTCGTCCTTGAAGGTTCTTGGAGATCCCTTTCATCTTATTCCAATTAAGCATTCATTCTGTTTGTGATTACTAGAAatcgattttattttatttttctgtgaATATTTTCTCTAGAGGTGATTTCCTTGGTGAAAAGTCGAATTTTTTATCGCAATGGATGATGTTGGCTTCTGTTTCTCTGTAACACCTAAGCATGATCGGTTTGGAAAATGTTAATTTACTAAGTTATCCAGCATGTAATTGCATTGAAGATTGATAGATGATGGGTCACTGTCTGCTATTCAATTTTTACATATGTTGATGGGAGACTGGCTTTCATTGATGACCTTGAGGTTGTTTTTCTCTTCAATCTGAACTTGTTTCCCAACAAAATGTTGGTGTGGTTTAAGAAATTAAGTATCACATTGCCTAATATAAGGCGCTGTgtgtgaaatttcatttttaatggTTTGCATCACGATGGCTCCTCCCTTTCTTGGGCacaattaaatgtaaaaaagaaaacttgttGCAGCTTATCGTGTTTGGTCTTCCTACCTACACTGTATTTGAGAAAAATGTGTATCACtttatttgcatatgatgaTTCATGCTTAGAGCTCTTGACAATCATCTATAAATGTAACCCCTTTTTGTTCCATGATTATGGGAATGTATATTTCAGTTTCTTAAGAGAACTTCAGCCTTACCCTTAATTCCCTGTTTACTtttgttagaaaatatatattgtcTACAAAATTGGCCAATTTGAGCTTTGCTTGTTTCATGGTGTCATGCGTTTCCATGCATTTGATtagtttctctctttttctgtAGGTGGAAAACAGAGGCCATGATACAGCTTCAGAGGTTTTATTGGCTTTTCCTGACATCCAAGCAAAGAATCTGGCATACTTACAGTCTTCCCATCATGAAGGAAAAGGGAAAGGAAAACAGTCTGCTGTTAGCCTTCCTGTTACCTTGGTCCAACCAGAGGGGATGCCCTCAGACTTGACTTTCTATTCAATATCTTTACCAAAAGGATTGGAGAAGGGCAAGAGTTTTACTCTGGATGTGTTGGCTGTATTTACTCATTCTCTGAAGCCATTTCCTGAGGAAATTACTCAAGCTGATGTCCAGCTTGTTGTTTACCAGGACAGTGCTTACTATATTTCACCGTATGAAGTGAGGTTCCAGACACTTGCTGTCAGATTGCCCAGTGGAAGGGTTGAATCATACACAAAATATCCATCTACAAAGCTTGTTGAATCAGATATTAAATATGGGCCTTTTGAGAATCTCCCACCCTTCTCTTACATACCAATAACTGTTCATTTTGAAAGCAGTTATCCTTTTGCAGTTGTTCAAGAACTTGAAAGGGAGATAGAAATTTCCCATTGGGGTAACATACAGGTTACTGAGCACTATAGCCTTGTGCATGGAGGAGCTCCTCTCAAAGGAGGCTTTTCAAGGCATGATCTTATATAGCCTTTTATGATTGATATATAGAGCTTGGCATTTATAACTTATATACCACTACTGACATCCTACCAAAATCCCATGCTTTTTATAGGATCGAGTTCCAATCCAGACCTCCCATAAGGGGGGAATCATCAATCAGGCATTTTATTGCAATGTTGCCCCCTAGAGCTCATTCTGTATACTACAGAGATGAAATAGGCAATATCTCAACTTCACACTTATGGAGTGATTCAAAGATGGTAATTTATTAGTGTCTAGCATCTTTTTGACAAATATCTAGCCATTAACAATAGACAAATTTTATGCTATTCTTTTGTCATGGAATGCATTAGAAGCATTTGTCTATCTGCAGACATATCTTCAAATTGAGCCCAGATATCCTATGTTCGGTGGATGGAGAACATCTTTTACTATTGGCTATGGCTTACCACTGAGGGACTTCTTGTATGAAGCAGATGGAAAGCGTTTCCTGAATATCACTTTTGGTTGCCCTTTTAATGAGATCGTCATTGATCATCTCATTGTCAAGGCGAGTTGCTTGTGACCTAACCTTctgtatttttcttcttttgattgaataatcaacatttataactttttatactCCCTTGTATTTATATGATACTTGGACTTATATCAACTCAAAATTCAACTGTATGATCATGATACTTTTGTCTAATGAAGTGCTCTTCTTACTTCCTTTGTACTTTTTCATCTGTTATGTTCTTTATTTCAGCTGTACTAAAATTGTCTTAATTTCTGCAGGTTGTTTTGCCTGAGGGGTCGAAAGAAATTTCTGCTGCTGTTCCCTTTGTGACAAAGCAATCACAAGAGGTTCTATATGAATTTTTACTAGCATTCACAGCTTGTTGTCACCACTCTTCACCACAAGTAGGCATACACGTGCTTCTATTTTAACTTTGTTTATTATTACTCCAGGTGAAATATTCACACTTGGACATTGTTGGGAGACCAGTGATTGTCCTTGAAAAGACTATTGTTGTCCCGGAGCATAATATACATTTTCAGGTGTGCTTCCTTACTAAATTCCAGTGGATTCTGTGAAAAACTAGCTTATAAAGTAGTGGTGAACCTTTTGATGTTTTGTGAacctaatatttttatatacaatgTATGcatctaaattttttataaagttttattatGCCTCACAGAAATTAATCTCTTGAGCTTAGAAAAGATTTGTGGTTTTTCAGGTGTATTACAAGTTCAACAACCTGGCTCTGCTCATGGAGCCTTTCTTGCTGATTTCTGGTTTTTTGTTCCTTTTCATTGCCTGCATTGTCTACATGCACACTGATGCTTCAATCTCCAAGTTTTCTGCTTCCTATCTGGCAAAACAGCAATTGGATGAGGTATTTGAATCTCGCTATCTCATGGTCCTTATTCAATACATATTTGCCTGTTCTTGACATTCTTTATTAGTGTTCTTGTCTTGTTTGACGACAAAATATACAGGTCTTCATTCCAGCAATTTTTTTCAGAGTTTACACTGACCATAAATCACCTTTGCCCTGATTTCTTGTTTACATGTGTAATATCAACATTGATCCAGGTGCGAGCAACAGTCCAACAGGTCCTTAGCATCATCAACCGTGTTTTAGCTGTCCATAATAAGCTTGAGACCTCATTAAGAGATCTTTCTAGGACAGGTGATGTCCAATCATGCAAAGCTGCTCGAAAAGCTGCTGACGGGTCGTTCAAAGATTTAGCCAAAGAATTGAAGCCTTTGTTGGGATATTTGCAATCTTCTCCACAGGCTTCGCAGATATGGCCTAAGGTATGATGAGGTTTGATCCAGTCAATTGTAGATTGTTCTATAATCTATATAATTACAATGCTCTTGGCATAAGGATGTCATCTACATAAATCTCCAAAACCCAAACTCATTAATATCCTGTACGTACATGAATGAATTCATGAGAATGATCATCAAAACGATTAGATGCTTAAAGGGCACTTCTTAAGTTATTGTTGTACACCAACAATTTCAACCACTTGTAATTGATACTTTGACTTTGTTGGTCTGTCCTATTTTCAGGCATAGTTGCGGATAGATGTATATATCAGATGGATGTACAAATCAAACTGCTGTTTAAGTTATCATGATCTATCTATTTTTGCACTAGAAAGCAACCTGAGTTGCAGAATTACTGTTACAGTCAAATGAAATTACTATTTACATAAATAACTGTTCTGTAGTTGAAATTTACCATGCATAATAAGATCTGTTTGTTTCTTTCATCATAATTCAGGTAGAGGAGCTGCTTTCCAAGGAGAAAGAGTTGCAAGAAAAGTTAATGGCAAAGCATTCCGCCATTGTTGATGGCTTCGAGAAAAAATCTGCCAGGCGAGAAGTAGAGAACCGGGTTGCTTCTATCGATCAAAAACTTGCAATCTTGAGACAAGAGGCCGATGAACTTCTTGACACCCTCGATGATTTCTGATGGTTATCTATATCGGCGAAATAGAAATCTAGGAATTTTCCATAACTTGATGAACTCTATACTTGATGCAAATCTGCTTCTGAATTTTTCCTATGaggtaattttattttgtgatgAATGTTTTCATGACTATATGTGACACAATCCTTTTTCCAATCAATTTAGATCACCATCGGAACTTATCAATTTAGATTCATATGTTGAAATCATGAGCCATGATTTGAGTTTATTATAACTGTTTGCTAATAGTAAACAAATCAGTGCTTCACAAAAAGTCTAATCTATTCATGGTAGTTGAACAGCATGATGCATTATTTATTCTCTGTGGGTGCAAAACGTGGATTTTTATCTGTTGCCTTTTCCACACCCTCCGAAAGATGTTGGGAATTGTGATGAcattttttgtgttctttttgcttGTCTGGTTCATGAACTTTCATAAGATATTTTTGTTGGCTGGTATGATGGTTTGGTTTAAATCACAGtgggcatttaaaaaaataatttgtaacaCAAAAATCACTTGACTTTTTTCCGGTTATATGTGAGGCTATAATAGTTTATTTTGGAGTTATTTCCGATAAGTTTGTTAATGCGGCGGTAATTTGGCATCTCCACATTAGTAAACTCACCGGTAACAGTCTCAGAGTAGGTGATTATAGTTTCACGTGTAAAcggaaaaaaattaagtgatttttgtgttaaaaaataattttgtggtCATAACGTTACGAAAGATAAACATTTGTGGAAGCCATGGTATGATACTcaaaatatgtttaattaattttgtttttcctatTAAACctattatgaaatatttttaatgagaTGAAagttaaatatgttttaaaggTTATgcaaaattaaagaatattttggtgattttatgatttttaaaaaaaaatgatttatttttagacAAATAATTGAGTAAACCAGCGAATGTGGTGATGGatttaaatagtaatttttgaGATCCAGTAAATAATTGCACGTTATCTTGAGGGAAGTGAagtggaaaataaaattaaaatataacaaaattgcATATATAgcctcataaaatttataaatgcaTTTCAAAAGAGGACCTCTGTTAATTAGAGAAGAAAGTTAGGggctgtttgtttgcaaggaatgGAGTTGAGGAGGAATGAGataggaatgagaataagggggaatggattaggaatggaaggaaaactgtgtttggttggagggtatgagagagtaattcattgggaatgagaaaagtaaatagaaaaaatatgtgcaaaatgtcttttatgcccttatagagtaaatattaaataaataaatacattagctaataatattatttttatttgtaatatgttgtcattattgtcataattatttttttataattaatttttttataattaatttttttacaatcaatcttcattattaatattgttgtttttgttacaatgttatcatttttatttttttattattttagaattaatttaatttattgttattgttgtatttttatagtattaatttatttgtaatatgttatcattattatttgtttacaatgttctcaacatttttttcctatatacatagataaaagttttaaaatcgagggtaaaatggacatttCACCATCCGGATTAGGGCATTCTCAACCAATTGGGGTGAATGCCAATCAACCCTCTCCCCTCATCTCATTCCTTATAGATTCCTCCTACATTCCCAAGCCtgccaaccaaacaaagaatTGAGCTCATTCCCAATCCATTCCCAATCCAAGCTttgcaaccaaacacccccttaatgaGTTATGAGTATTAGATTGACTAATGAAGTTAACTTTTTGTAAAGCATGACTCTTTCCAATGCATTGgtcatgtttattttgtttaatttttttaattcattcttGGCCTAATAAGCTGCTAATCACCTTTGCATGTTCATGCTTTTTCCGGACTTTAAGCTCaaatttattacttttcttttttaatagtTTAACAACAGTgtaaatgtctttttttttataaaaaaaaatcgttttaaatgtgatatatatatatatat includes:
- the LOC120271871 gene encoding MLO-like protein 9, whose amino-acid sequence is MGGGGEGAAAAEGGSASRELDQTPTWAVASVCAVIILISILLEKALHHIGEWFTKRRKKPLFEALEKVKAELMILGFISLLMTFGQSYITKICISHAAADTMLPCRLKKETIDTEGDESHDVAHHHRLLSDTVVDLGVKRRVLMRGETGSSCPKGKVSLISMNGLHQLHIFIFFLAVFHVMYSAITMALGRAKIRGWKMWERDASSSDGEFSNDPSKFRFSHETSFVKQHTSYLNKVPVSFYAVSFFRQFFRSVRKADYLALRHGFITTHLAPGISFNFQKYIKRSLEDDFKVVVGISPELWTSALIFLLLNIHGWQTLFWISIIPLFTILAVGTKLQAIISRMAIEIKERHAVIQGIPLVQLSDHHFWFGRPHLVLFLIHLSLFQNTFQIIYFLWIWYEFGLNSCFHNNFKLLVARVITGVAVQCLCSYITLPLYALVSQMGSHMKKSIFDEQTSKALMKWRQAVKKKQGKGPNKSPSGSPTTSPREGSPKATQMNQLH
- the LOC120272327 gene encoding dolichyl-diphosphooligosaccharide--protein glycosyltransferase subunit 1A is translated as MASMSLRFAFVLFWISILASTVLSDLVISKIDRRIDLTSQIVRVVSSLKVENRGHDTASEVLLAFPDIQAKNLAYLQSSHHEGKGKGKQSAVSLPVTLVQPEGMPSDLTFYSISLPKGLEKGKSFTLDVLAVFTHSLKPFPEEITQADVQLVVYQDSAYYISPYEVRFQTLAVRLPSGRVESYTKYPSTKLVESDIKYGPFENLPPFSYIPITVHFESSYPFAVVQELEREIEISHWGNIQVTEHYSLVHGGAPLKGGFSRIEFQSRPPIRGESSIRHFIAMLPPRAHSVYYRDEIGNISTSHLWSDSKMTYLQIEPRYPMFGGWRTSFTIGYGLPLRDFLYEADGKRFLNITFGCPFNEIVIDHLIVKVVLPEGSKEISAAVPFVTKQSQEVKYSHLDIVGRPVIVLEKTIVVPEHNIHFQVYYKFNNLALLMEPFLLISGFLFLFIACIVYMHTDASISKFSASYLAKQQLDEVRATVQQVLSIINRVLAVHNKLETSLRDLSRTGDVQSCKAARKAADGSFKDLAKELKPLLGYLQSSPQASQIWPKVEELLSKEKELQEKLMAKHSAIVDGFEKKSARREVENRVASIDQKLAILRQEADELLDTLDDF